A single Kribbella aluminosa DNA region contains:
- a CDS encoding fumarate hydratase, with the protein MSADFNYSELLPLGADETEYRLLTTEGVSTFTVGDRTFLQVQPEVLQQLTAEAMHDISHYLRTAHLEQLRRIIDDPEASGNDRFVALDLLKNANISAGGVLPMCQDTGTAIVMGKKSEGVLTGAVDEEWISRGVYDAYTKLNLRYSQMAPLTMWDEKNTGSNLPAQVELYSTPAQGDPAYKFLFMAKGGGSANKSFLYQETKAVLNPSRMMEFLDEKIRSLGTAACPPYHLAVVVGGTSAEYALKTAKYASAHYLDTLPSAGSPVGHGFRDVELEEEVFKLTQEFGIGAQFGGKYFCHDVRVIRLPRHGASCPVAIAVSCSADRQALAKITPEGVFLEQLERDPARFLPDTTDEHLDDASDVVRIDLNRPMSEIRAELSKLPVKTRLSLTGPLVVARDIAHAKIKERLDAGEPMPSYLREHAVYYAGPAKTPEGYASGSFGPTTAGRMDAYVDQFQAAGGSFVMLAKGNRSAKVTAACKEHGGFYLGSIGGPAARLAQDCIKSVDVIEYPELGMEAIWKIQVEDFPAFIVVDDKGNDFFTDTRKPVPLTARPRS; encoded by the coding sequence GTGTCTGCGGACTTCAACTACTCCGAGCTGTTGCCGTTGGGTGCTGATGAGACGGAGTACCGGCTGCTGACGACCGAGGGTGTCAGTACGTTCACCGTCGGCGACCGGACGTTCCTGCAGGTGCAGCCCGAGGTATTGCAGCAGCTGACCGCGGAGGCGATGCACGACATCTCGCACTACCTGCGGACCGCGCACCTCGAGCAGTTGCGGCGGATCATCGACGACCCGGAAGCGTCAGGGAACGACCGGTTCGTCGCACTGGACCTGTTGAAGAACGCGAACATCTCGGCCGGCGGCGTACTCCCGATGTGCCAGGACACCGGCACCGCGATCGTGATGGGCAAGAAGTCCGAGGGCGTGCTCACCGGCGCGGTCGACGAGGAGTGGATCAGCCGTGGCGTGTACGACGCGTACACCAAGCTGAACCTGCGCTACTCGCAGATGGCCCCGCTGACCATGTGGGACGAGAAGAACACCGGCTCCAACCTGCCCGCCCAGGTCGAGCTGTACTCGACGCCGGCCCAGGGTGACCCGGCGTACAAGTTCCTGTTCATGGCCAAGGGCGGCGGCTCCGCGAACAAGTCGTTCCTGTACCAGGAGACCAAGGCGGTGCTGAACCCGTCGCGGATGATGGAGTTCCTGGACGAGAAGATCCGTTCTCTCGGTACGGCGGCCTGCCCGCCGTACCACCTCGCGGTCGTGGTCGGCGGTACGTCGGCGGAGTACGCGCTGAAGACCGCGAAGTACGCCTCCGCGCACTACCTCGACACGCTGCCGTCGGCCGGATCGCCGGTCGGGCACGGGTTCCGGGACGTGGAGCTGGAGGAGGAGGTCTTCAAGCTGACGCAGGAGTTCGGGATCGGCGCGCAGTTCGGCGGGAAGTACTTCTGCCACGACGTCCGCGTGATCCGGCTGCCGCGGCACGGGGCGTCCTGCCCGGTCGCCATCGCGGTGTCCTGCTCGGCGGACCGGCAGGCGCTGGCGAAGATCACGCCGGAAGGTGTCTTCCTGGAGCAGCTCGAGCGCGACCCGGCGCGGTTCCTGCCCGACACCACCGACGAGCACCTCGACGACGCGTCCGACGTCGTACGGATCGATCTGAACCGGCCGATGAGCGAGATCCGCGCGGAGCTGTCGAAGCTGCCGGTGAAGACGCGGCTGTCGCTGACCGGGCCGCTGGTGGTGGCGCGGGACATCGCGCACGCGAAGATCAAGGAGCGGCTGGACGCGGGCGAGCCGATGCCGTCGTACCTGCGGGAGCACGCGGTGTACTACGCGGGGCCGGCGAAGACGCCCGAGGGGTACGCGTCGGGGTCGTTCGGGCCGACGACGGCGGGGCGGATGGACGCGTACGTCGACCAGTTCCAGGCGGCGGGTGGTTCGTTCGTGATGCTTGCCAAGGGCAATCGGTCGGCGAAGGTGACGGCGGCGTGCAAGGAACACGGCGGGTTCTACCTGGGGTCGATCGGTGGACCGGCGGCGCGGCTGGCACAGGACTGCATCAAGTCGGTCGACGTGATCGAGTACCCGGAGCTCGGGATGGAGGCGATCTGGAAGATCCAGGTCGAGGACTTCCCGGCGTTCATCGTGGTGGACGACAAGGGGAACGACTTCTTCACAGACACGAGGAAGCCGGTCCCGCTGACAGCTCGCCCGCGCAGCTGA
- a CDS encoding DUF1707 SHOCT-like domain-containing protein has product MAQDDVPQENRPQDAVPAPIDPALRRRVSDLEREEVADVLRDAAGEGRLSYSELEERLETLYASKTYGELVELTVDLPNGPRAPGATQGAPATAPQYGGALVETGPVLNVFMSETKRMGNWLVPQRQEVNAVLGDVTLDYTEAQIPFDEIQIDVKSILADVKIRVPQNAIVLLDSNPILGSVSEQEAGLKAVPDPNAQPATPKRFHIRGTAILGEIKIKRGPRLTKRLGLT; this is encoded by the coding sequence GTGGCTCAGGATGACGTTCCCCAGGAGAACCGACCGCAGGACGCGGTGCCGGCACCGATCGATCCGGCGCTGCGGCGGCGGGTGTCGGACCTCGAGCGGGAGGAGGTCGCCGACGTACTGCGCGACGCCGCCGGCGAGGGCCGGTTGTCGTACTCCGAGCTGGAGGAGCGGCTGGAGACGCTGTACGCGTCCAAGACGTACGGCGAGCTCGTCGAGCTGACCGTGGACCTGCCCAACGGCCCCCGCGCACCCGGTGCGACGCAGGGCGCCCCGGCCACGGCTCCGCAGTACGGCGGCGCGCTGGTGGAGACCGGGCCGGTGCTCAACGTGTTCATGTCCGAGACCAAGCGGATGGGCAACTGGCTGGTCCCGCAGCGCCAGGAGGTGAACGCGGTCCTCGGCGACGTGACGCTGGACTACACCGAGGCCCAGATCCCGTTCGACGAGATCCAGATCGACGTGAAGTCGATCCTCGCCGACGTGAAGATCCGCGTCCCGCAGAACGCGATCGTCCTCCTCGACAGCAACCCCATCCTCGGCTCCGTCTCCGAACAGGAAGCCGGCCTCAAAGCCGTCCCCGACCCTAACGCCCAGCCGGCCACCCCCAAACGCTTCCACATCCGCGGCACCGCCATCCTCGGCGAAATCAAAATCAAACGAGGCCCCCGCCTAACCAAACGCCTCGGCCTCACCTGA
- a CDS encoding type II toxin-antitoxin system RelE/ParE family toxin, translating to MPWGTVELEAEVRTWLEALPTDLFARVAFYVDLLAERGPLLGEPYTKQIDGKLRELRFWVDQDAMRITYWVATDRRIVLLTVFRKTRMREVREIGRAVRAYRRCVREAHVVSGLEED from the coding sequence ATGCCCTGGGGTACCGTTGAACTTGAGGCCGAGGTGCGCACCTGGCTCGAAGCACTGCCGACCGACCTGTTCGCGCGAGTCGCCTTCTATGTGGACCTGCTCGCTGAGCGGGGTCCGCTGCTGGGCGAGCCATACACCAAACAGATCGACGGAAAGCTTCGTGAGTTGCGCTTCTGGGTCGATCAGGACGCGATGCGGATCACGTACTGGGTTGCGACCGATCGGCGAATCGTTCTGCTCACCGTCTTCAGAAAGACTCGAATGCGGGAGGTGCGGGAGATCGGCAGGGCAGTGCGGGCGTACCGGAGATGTGTGCGGGAAGCGCATGTGGTCTCAGGTTTGGAGGAGGACTGA
- a CDS encoding helix-turn-helix domain-containing protein → MTERSGWDGLRGRRMAEPGASDAYDATRRAFELGAAVRTMREERGWTQTRLADAAGMTQSALARFEAGGTVPTLVVLERIAHAFHAQLVVRFDETTPAA, encoded by the coding sequence GTGACTGAGCGCAGTGGTTGGGACGGGCTGCGGGGACGGCGGATGGCGGAGCCCGGTGCTTCAGATGCGTACGACGCCACGCGGCGTGCGTTCGAGCTCGGGGCAGCGGTGCGGACGATGCGCGAGGAGCGCGGGTGGACGCAGACTCGGCTGGCAGACGCTGCTGGGATGACTCAGTCCGCTCTGGCTCGCTTCGAGGCTGGTGGGACGGTGCCCACGCTCGTAGTGCTGGAGCGGATCGCGCACGCCTTTCATGCACAACTTGTGGTCCGCTTCGACGAGACAACCCCGGCGGCCTAG
- a CDS encoding ABC transporter ATP-binding protein: protein MLELKDVDFVRDGKPLLSGVTLTVGEGERWALLGPNGAGKSTMLGLCGAVTHPTRGTVEILGRRLGTVDIRTLRESIGHVNPRHPLRSPLSIRDVVLTGLTGTIERMARWEPTPAQSARALELIDLLGVGALADAPWTTISQGERGRALIARALISDPQLMLLDEPSTGLDVAAREQLLEVLDQIHTTHPHLAWILVTHHLEELPTCTTHAALIRDGQLLAAGPVDEVITTDLISTTFAHPIAITHHAGRWTATTRRRTQPN, encoded by the coding sequence GTGCTCGAACTGAAGGACGTCGACTTCGTCCGGGACGGCAAACCGCTGCTGTCCGGGGTGACGCTGACCGTGGGCGAAGGCGAGCGGTGGGCGCTGCTCGGGCCGAACGGCGCGGGCAAGAGCACGATGCTCGGGCTCTGCGGCGCCGTCACCCACCCGACCCGAGGCACCGTCGAGATCCTCGGCCGGCGCCTCGGTACGGTCGACATCCGCACACTGCGGGAGTCCATCGGCCACGTCAACCCACGCCACCCGCTGCGGTCGCCGCTGAGCATCCGGGACGTCGTACTCACCGGCCTCACCGGCACCATCGAACGCATGGCCCGCTGGGAACCCACGCCCGCTCAATCCGCGCGTGCCTTGGAGCTCATCGACCTGCTGGGCGTCGGTGCACTGGCCGACGCGCCCTGGACCACGATCTCCCAAGGCGAACGCGGCCGCGCCCTGATCGCCCGCGCCCTCATCTCAGACCCCCAGCTGATGCTCCTCGACGAACCCTCCACCGGCCTCGACGTCGCCGCCCGCGAACAACTCCTCGAGGTCCTCGACCAGATCCACACCACTCATCCACACCTGGCCTGGATCCTCGTCACCCACCACCTCGAGGAACTCCCCACCTGCACCACCCACGCCGCCCTGATCCGCGACGGCCAACTCCTCGCAGCCGGCCCGGTCGACGAAGTCATCACCACCGACCTCATCTCCACAACCTTCGCCCACCCGATAGCCATCACCCATCACGCCGGCCGCTGGACCGCAACCACAAGACGCCGCACCCAACCCAACTAA